The Streptomyces achromogenes genome window below encodes:
- a CDS encoding NADP-dependent oxidoreductase, translating into MKAISYAGYGGPETLVYGEVRDPRIGPDAVLVKVRAAAVNPVDWKAREGYLDGMLDAVFPVIPGWDVSGVVVQLGASVPEYAVGDEVIGYVREDFLSRGTFAEYVAAPVRTLARKPRNLTWEEAAGLPLTGLTAYQVLTGALRVRRGETVLVHAAAGGVGSIAVQLARHLGARVIGTASEANHDFVRSLGGEPVTNGDGLAERVRGLAPEGVDAAFDTVGGETLKVSANLLVPDGRLASIADGDVVGYGGRYCWVRPDAGDLTRLAELAEQGVVSVHVSKTFPLEQAAQAHRLSEEGRTRGKIVVTVDWAEEADDVKDADDAKGAEGAEGAEGAEAAEEAAGDGA; encoded by the coding sequence ATGAAGGCGATCAGTTACGCAGGCTACGGCGGCCCCGAGACGCTCGTGTACGGGGAGGTGCGCGACCCCAGGATCGGCCCCGACGCGGTGCTGGTGAAGGTCCGCGCGGCGGCTGTGAACCCCGTCGACTGGAAGGCCCGGGAGGGATACCTGGACGGGATGCTGGACGCCGTCTTCCCGGTGATCCCCGGCTGGGACGTCTCGGGGGTCGTCGTCCAGCTCGGTGCGTCCGTCCCGGAGTACGCGGTCGGCGACGAGGTCATCGGCTACGTCCGCGAGGACTTCCTCTCCCGCGGCACCTTCGCCGAGTACGTCGCCGCTCCCGTGCGCACCCTCGCCCGCAAGCCGCGCAACCTCACCTGGGAGGAGGCCGCGGGCCTGCCGCTCACCGGGCTCACCGCCTACCAGGTGCTGACCGGGGCGCTCCGGGTCAGGCGCGGCGAGACCGTCCTCGTCCACGCGGCGGCGGGCGGCGTCGGTTCGATCGCCGTGCAGCTCGCGCGTCACCTGGGCGCCCGGGTGATCGGCACGGCGAGCGAGGCCAACCACGACTTCGTGCGCTCGCTGGGCGGCGAGCCGGTGACCAACGGCGACGGGCTGGCGGAACGGGTGCGCGGGCTGGCCCCGGAAGGCGTGGACGCGGCCTTCGACACGGTCGGCGGCGAGACGCTGAAGGTCTCCGCCAACCTGCTGGTCCCGGACGGACGCCTGGCGTCGATCGCCGACGGGGACGTCGTCGGCTACGGCGGCCGCTACTGCTGGGTCCGCCCCGACGCCGGGGACCTCACCCGCCTGGCGGAACTGGCCGAACAGGGCGTCGTCTCCGTGCACGTCTCCAAGACGTTCCCGCTCGAGCAGGCCGCGCAGGCCCACCGTCTGAGCGAGGAGGGCCGTACCCGCGGCAAGATCGTCGTCACGGTGGACTGGGCGGAGGAAGCGGACGACGTGAAGGACGCGGACGACGCGAAGGGAGCGGAAGGCGCGGAGGGAGCGGAAGGCGCGGAGGCGGCGGAGGAAGCGGCTGGGGACGGCGCGTAG
- a CDS encoding YidH family protein, whose protein sequence is MIEFVRNVRLWFAPEQVKEEGSTPDYRFSLANERTFLAWLRTALALIGGGFAVDQFLPDLRWGWRVGLALALLAAGVLCSLRAVNHWVRCERAMRRGEDLPSSRFPALLGVVVAVVALAMVLVVLVGWEG, encoded by the coding sequence GTGATCGAGTTCGTACGGAACGTCCGGTTGTGGTTCGCCCCCGAACAGGTCAAGGAGGAGGGCAGCACGCCCGACTACCGGTTCTCGCTGGCGAACGAGCGCACGTTCCTGGCCTGGCTGCGCACCGCGCTCGCGCTGATCGGCGGGGGGTTCGCGGTGGACCAGTTCCTGCCGGACCTGCGCTGGGGCTGGCGGGTGGGGCTGGCGCTCGCGCTGCTCGCGGCGGGCGTGCTGTGCTCCCTGCGGGCGGTGAACCACTGGGTGCGCTGCGAGCGGGCGATGCGCCGGGGCGAGGACCTGCCGTCCTCCCGTTTCCCGGCGCTGCTGGGCGTCGTGGTCGCGGTGGTGGCCCTGGCGATGGTGCTGGTGGTGCTGGTGGGGTGGGAGGGATGA
- a CDS encoding TetR/AcrR family transcriptional regulator — translation MPRTTDGDGTPVPQRLLAAATRLFAEQGYDRTSVQEIVEAAGVTKGALYHYFGSKDDLLHEVYARVLRVQQERLDAFANADEPIEKRLRGAAADVVVTTIENLDDAMIFFRSMHHLSPEKNKQVRAERRRYHERFRALVEEGQASGVFSTATPADLVVDYHFGSVHHLSTWYRPDGPMGAQEVADHLADLLLRALRP, via the coding sequence GTGCCCAGGACCACGGACGGCGACGGGACCCCCGTGCCGCAGCGACTGCTCGCCGCCGCCACCCGGCTCTTCGCCGAGCAGGGCTACGACCGCACCTCGGTGCAGGAGATCGTCGAGGCGGCCGGCGTCACCAAGGGGGCCCTTTACCACTACTTCGGCTCCAAGGACGACCTGCTGCACGAGGTGTACGCGCGCGTGCTGCGCGTCCAGCAGGAGCGGCTCGACGCCTTCGCGAACGCCGACGAGCCGATCGAGAAGCGACTGCGGGGCGCGGCGGCGGACGTCGTCGTCACGACCATCGAGAACCTCGACGACGCGATGATCTTCTTCCGCTCGATGCACCACCTGAGCCCGGAGAAGAACAAGCAGGTGCGAGCCGAGCGCCGGCGCTACCACGAACGCTTCCGGGCGCTCGTCGAGGAGGGCCAGGCCTCCGGCGTCTTCTCCACGGCGACCCCGGCCGACCTGGTCGTGGACTACCACTTCGGGTCGGTGCACCACCTGTCGACCTGGTACCGGCCGGACGGCCCGATGGGCGCACAGGAGGTCGCCGACCACTTGGCCGACCTGCTGCTGCGGGCGCTGCGGCCCTGA
- a CDS encoding NUDIX domain-containing protein translates to MSAADEILDIVDENDRVIGRRPRGQVYAEGLRHRCVFVQVRDAEGRIFVHRRTASKLVFPSLYDMFVGGVVGAGEAYDEAALREAEEELGVRGLPRPEYLFTFLYEDGAAGSWWSAVYEVRCELPVTPQTEEVAWHDFLPEEEVERRLSVWEWVPDGLAAYERLRAHRATA, encoded by the coding sequence ATGAGCGCTGCTGACGAAATCCTCGACATCGTGGACGAGAACGACCGGGTCATCGGCCGGCGCCCGCGTGGGCAGGTGTACGCCGAAGGCCTGCGTCACCGCTGTGTCTTCGTCCAGGTCAGGGACGCCGAGGGGCGGATCTTCGTCCACCGCAGGACGGCGTCCAAGCTGGTGTTCCCCTCCCTGTACGACATGTTCGTCGGCGGGGTGGTCGGCGCGGGCGAGGCCTACGACGAGGCCGCGCTGCGCGAGGCGGAGGAGGAGCTGGGGGTGAGGGGGCTGCCCCGACCGGAGTACCTGTTCACGTTTCTCTACGAGGACGGCGCGGCCGGGAGCTGGTGGTCGGCCGTGTACGAGGTCCGCTGCGAGCTGCCGGTGACCCCGCAGACGGAGGAGGTGGCCTGGCACGACTTCCTGCCCGAGGAGGAGGTCGAACGGCGCCTGTCCGTCTGGGAGTGGGTGCCGGACGGGCTGGCGGCGTACGAGCGGCTCCGGGCGCACCGGGCCACGGCATGA
- a CDS encoding class I adenylate-forming enzyme family protein — protein MTAPASHYEAKPWLALLDDAQRAPIEPADSLVHAFRRSAAEVPDRPCLAYFDGRLGYREVDELSDSVAGHLAARGLRPGDRVAVLLQNSPLFVLALLGAWKAGATVVPVNPMYKAGEVAHVLRDGEVTALICSDRAWEAYLRETAADSPVRIVLIGCELDFQTRGDARVLAFERLPQAPDADDLTAVARAGHRAPAGREAAPDDIALISYTSGTSGAPKGATNTHGNIMYNAERQRTGLRLPEAPVYYALAPLFHITGMVCQLGACLNSAGTLVLTYRFEAGLVLEAFAEHRPHYTVGPSTAFMALAAHPSCTRDHFASFAHISSGGAPVPPALVETFRAGFGPYIRNGYGLTECTAPCASVPPQHEAPVDPASGTLAVGVPGPDTVVRIVDDRGAEAPFGEQGEIVVRGPQVVPGYWRRPEATAEAFPGGELRTGDIGFMDEQGWLYVVDRKKDMINASGFKVWPREVEDVLYTHPSVREAAVVGVPDGYRGETVKAYISLRPGADADADTLAAYCKDRLAAYKYPRQVEILPDLPKTASGKILRRELRSRPHDGQ, from the coding sequence ATGACGGCGCCCGCCTCCCACTACGAGGCCAAGCCCTGGCTGGCCCTCCTCGACGACGCCCAGCGCGCCCCGATCGAGCCCGCCGACTCCCTGGTGCACGCCTTCCGCAGGTCCGCCGCCGAGGTTCCGGACCGTCCCTGCCTCGCCTACTTCGACGGCCGGCTCGGCTACCGCGAGGTGGACGAGCTCAGCGACTCCGTGGCCGGGCACCTCGCCGCCCGCGGCCTGCGGCCCGGCGACCGGGTCGCCGTCCTGCTGCAGAACTCCCCGCTGTTCGTGCTCGCCCTGCTCGGCGCCTGGAAGGCGGGTGCGACGGTCGTCCCCGTCAACCCGATGTACAAGGCGGGGGAGGTCGCCCACGTCCTGCGGGACGGCGAGGTCACCGCACTGATCTGCTCCGACCGCGCGTGGGAGGCGTACCTGCGCGAGACGGCGGCCGACTCGCCGGTGCGGATCGTGCTCATCGGCTGCGAGCTGGATTTCCAGACGCGCGGCGACGCGCGCGTGCTCGCCTTCGAACGGCTCCCGCAGGCCCCCGACGCCGACGACCTCACCGCCGTCGCCCGCGCCGGCCACCGGGCCCCGGCGGGCCGCGAGGCCGCCCCCGACGACATCGCCCTGATCAGCTACACCTCGGGGACCAGTGGCGCTCCCAAGGGCGCCACCAACACGCACGGCAACATCATGTACAACGCCGAGCGGCAGCGCACCGGCCTGCGGCTGCCCGAGGCGCCCGTCTACTACGCGCTCGCGCCCCTGTTCCACATCACGGGCATGGTCTGCCAGCTCGGCGCGTGTCTGAACAGCGCGGGCACGCTCGTCCTGACGTACCGCTTCGAGGCGGGCCTGGTGCTGGAGGCGTTCGCCGAGCACCGGCCGCACTACACGGTCGGCCCGTCCACCGCGTTCATGGCGCTGGCCGCCCACCCCTCCTGCACCCGGGACCACTTCGCGTCGTTCGCGCACATCTCCTCCGGCGGCGCGCCGGTGCCGCCGGCCCTGGTGGAGACCTTCCGGGCCGGCTTCGGGCCGTACATCCGCAACGGTTACGGCCTCACCGAGTGCACGGCTCCCTGCGCCTCGGTACCGCCCCAGCACGAGGCGCCGGTCGACCCGGCCTCCGGGACCCTCGCCGTCGGCGTGCCCGGTCCCGACACGGTCGTGCGCATCGTCGACGACCGGGGCGCGGAGGCGCCCTTCGGCGAACAGGGCGAGATCGTGGTGCGGGGTCCGCAGGTCGTTCCCGGGTACTGGCGGCGGCCCGAGGCCACCGCCGAGGCCTTCCCCGGCGGCGAGCTGCGCACCGGGGACATCGGCTTCATGGACGAACAGGGCTGGCTGTACGTCGTCGACCGCAAGAAGGACATGATCAACGCGTCCGGCTTCAAGGTGTGGCCGCGCGAGGTCGAGGACGTGCTGTACACCCACCCGTCGGTGCGCGAGGCGGCCGTCGTCGGGGTGCCGGACGGCTATCGCGGGGAGACCGTCAAGGCGTACATCAGCCTGCGTCCGGGCGCGGACGCGGATGCCGATACGCTCGCGGCCTACTGCAAGGACAGACTGGCGGCCTACAAGTACCCGCGTCAGGTGGAGATCCTGCCCGACCTGCCGAAGACGGCGAGTGGCAAGATCCTCCGTCGGGAACTGCGTTCCCGCCCGCACGACGGTCAGTAG
- a CDS encoding phosphotransferase family protein: MSPDHPPGLDLDRLRALLERERPGLVHGPLTGRLIEGGRSNLTYAVSDGEAKWVVRRPPLGHVLATAHDMKREHRVISALHPTSVPVPRPVLLCEDDDVLGAPFYVMEFVEGTPYRTADELARLGERRTRDAVLSLVDTLVELHAVDPGEVGLTDFGRPEGFLDRQLRRWGKQLDASRSRELTGIDELHAALGRELPASPAAAVVHGDYRLDNVLIGPDDTIRAILDWEMSTLGDPLTDLGLLVMYSVPLTLPNSPISTTAAAPGHPSPAELVERYAAGSGRDVSAVSWYTAFAWFKLAVILEGIHYRYTLGQTVGRGFDRIGELVPVFIEHGLTTLQEG, encoded by the coding sequence ATGAGCCCCGACCACCCGCCCGGACTCGACCTCGACCGGCTGCGCGCCCTGCTGGAGCGCGAGCGTCCCGGTCTGGTCCACGGCCCCCTCACCGGACGGCTGATCGAAGGCGGACGGTCCAACCTCACCTACGCGGTCTCCGACGGCGAGGCTAAGTGGGTCGTGCGCCGGCCTCCGCTGGGGCACGTCCTGGCCACCGCGCACGACATGAAGCGTGAGCACCGGGTGATCAGCGCCCTGCACCCGACGAGCGTGCCGGTGCCCCGCCCGGTCCTGCTGTGCGAGGACGACGACGTGCTCGGGGCCCCGTTCTACGTCATGGAGTTCGTCGAGGGCACGCCCTACCGGACGGCCGACGAGCTCGCCCGGCTCGGCGAGCGGCGCACCCGGGACGCGGTGCTGTCGCTGGTGGACACCCTGGTGGAGCTGCACGCGGTGGACCCCGGCGAGGTCGGCCTGACCGACTTCGGCCGGCCCGAGGGCTTCCTGGACCGGCAGCTGCGCCGCTGGGGCAAGCAGCTGGACGCCTCCCGCAGCCGCGAGCTGACCGGGATCGACGAGCTGCACGCGGCGCTCGGCCGCGAGCTGCCGGCCTCCCCGGCCGCCGCCGTCGTGCACGGCGACTACCGGCTCGACAACGTCCTGATCGGCCCCGACGACACGATCCGCGCGATCCTCGACTGGGAGATGTCGACCCTCGGCGACCCGCTGACCGACCTGGGGCTGCTGGTGATGTACAGCGTTCCGCTGACGCTGCCGAACTCCCCGATCTCCACGACCGCCGCGGCGCCCGGTCATCCGTCGCCGGCCGAGCTGGTCGAGCGGTACGCGGCGGGCTCCGGGCGCGACGTCTCGGCGGTCTCCTGGTACACGGCCTTCGCCTGGTTCAAGCTCGCCGTGATCCTGGAGGGCATCCACTACCGCTACACACTCGGCCAGACGGTCGGGCGCGGCTTCGACCGCATCGGGGAGCTCGTCCCCGTCTTCATCGAGCACGGACTGACCACACTCCAGGAAGGCTGA
- a CDS encoding acyl-CoA dehydrogenase family protein gives MDFAFDARTEDLRARLLAFMDEYVYPAEAVAEEQRALLASPWDTPAVVEELKAEARSQGLWNLFLPDAEHGAGLTNLQYAPLAEITGRSPQLAPTALNCAAPDTGNMEVLAQFGDERQKKQWLEPLLAGEIRSAFAMTEPEVASSDATNITTLIERDGDDYVLTGRKWYISGAMNPDCKIFIVMGKTDPEGPDIRRQQSMVLVPRDTPGVTVRRAMKVFGYEDHYHGGHAEVVFDHARVPVTNLIGEEGGGFAIAQARLGPGRIHHCMRLIGMAERAIELMCRRAVSRTAFGKALGQQGVVHNWIADARVTVEQLRLLVLKTAWMMDTVGNRGAHAEIQAIKIATPRAVVDIIDRAIQLHGAGGVSQDFPLAELYAGARTLMIADGPDEVHQRSLARRELKKYL, from the coding sequence ATGGACTTCGCGTTCGACGCACGCACCGAGGACCTCCGCGCCAGGCTGCTCGCCTTCATGGACGAGTACGTCTACCCGGCGGAGGCGGTGGCCGAGGAGCAGCGGGCGCTGCTGGCCTCGCCGTGGGACACCCCGGCCGTGGTGGAGGAGCTGAAGGCCGAGGCGCGCAGCCAGGGCCTGTGGAACCTCTTCCTGCCCGACGCCGAGCACGGCGCCGGGCTCACCAACCTGCAGTACGCGCCCCTCGCCGAGATCACCGGCCGCTCCCCCCAGCTGGCGCCGACGGCGCTGAACTGCGCCGCGCCGGACACCGGGAACATGGAGGTGCTCGCGCAGTTCGGCGACGAGCGGCAGAAGAAGCAGTGGCTCGAGCCGCTGCTGGCGGGCGAGATCCGTTCGGCGTTCGCGATGACCGAGCCGGAGGTGGCCTCCTCGGACGCCACCAACATCACCACGCTCATCGAGCGGGACGGCGACGATTACGTCCTCACCGGTCGCAAGTGGTACATCTCCGGGGCGATGAACCCGGACTGCAAGATCTTCATCGTCATGGGCAAGACGGACCCGGAAGGACCGGACATCCGGCGCCAGCAGTCCATGGTGCTGGTGCCGCGCGACACGCCCGGCGTCACCGTCCGGCGGGCCATGAAGGTGTTCGGGTACGAGGACCACTACCACGGCGGCCACGCCGAGGTGGTGTTCGACCACGCGCGCGTGCCCGTGACGAACCTGATCGGCGAGGAGGGCGGCGGCTTCGCCATCGCCCAGGCCCGCCTCGGCCCCGGCCGCATCCACCACTGCATGCGGCTGATCGGCATGGCGGAGCGGGCGATCGAGCTGATGTGCCGCCGGGCCGTCTCCCGTACGGCCTTCGGCAAGGCGCTGGGACAGCAGGGCGTCGTGCACAACTGGATCGCGGACGCGCGCGTAACGGTCGAGCAGCTGCGACTGCTGGTGCTCAAGACCGCCTGGATGATGGACACCGTCGGCAACCGGGGCGCCCACGCGGAGATCCAGGCCATCAAGATCGCCACCCCGCGCGCGGTCGTCGACATCATCGACCGGGCGATCCAGCTGCACGGCGCGGGCGGCGTCAGCCAGGACTTCCCGCTGGCCGAGCTGTACGCCGGGGCGCGCACGCTGATGATCGCGGACGGGCCGGACGAGGTGCACCAACGGTCGCTGGCCCGGCGCGAGCTGAAGAAGTACCTCTAG
- a CDS encoding molybdopterin-dependent oxidoreductase, translating into MNPEPSEERGAPVGRRVFLGTLALGALGVVAAPPLQRGLEAFLGSAADKDPTGLTGLLPNGGGFRYYSVTSSVPHKDASNYRLTVDGLVDHPVSYTLAQLKAMPQTRMVKDVQCVTGWRVPGTAFEGVRLSALLDAAGVRAKAGAVRFTCFDGAYSESLTLDQARRADVLVALRMQDKDLGHDHGGPVRLYVAPMYFYKSAKWLSGITVTEKVKPGYWEDRGYDVDAWVGRSNGRDDEPTS; encoded by the coding sequence GTGAATCCCGAACCGTCCGAGGAACGCGGCGCCCCCGTCGGCCGCCGGGTGTTCCTCGGCACCCTCGCCCTCGGCGCCCTGGGGGTCGTCGCCGCACCCCCGCTCCAGCGCGGTCTCGAGGCCTTCCTCGGGAGCGCCGCGGACAAGGACCCCACGGGCCTGACCGGGCTGCTCCCCAACGGAGGCGGCTTCCGCTACTACTCGGTGACCTCGTCCGTCCCGCACAAGGACGCCTCGAACTACCGGCTCACCGTGGACGGCCTGGTCGACCACCCGGTCAGCTACACCCTGGCCCAGCTGAAGGCCATGCCGCAGACCAGGATGGTCAAGGACGTGCAGTGCGTCACCGGCTGGCGGGTCCCCGGCACCGCGTTCGAGGGCGTGCGGCTCTCCGCCCTCCTCGACGCGGCCGGTGTGCGGGCGAAGGCCGGCGCGGTCCGCTTCACCTGCTTCGACGGCGCGTACAGCGAGAGCCTCACCCTGGACCAGGCCCGCCGCGCCGACGTCCTGGTCGCCCTGCGCATGCAGGACAAGGACCTCGGTCACGACCACGGCGGCCCCGTCCGTCTCTACGTGGCGCCGATGTACTTCTACAAGTCCGCCAAGTGGCTCTCCGGCATCACCGTCACCGAGAAGGTGAAGCCCGGCTACTGGGAGGACCGCGGCTACGACGTCGACGCCTGGGTCGGCCGTTCGAACGGACGCGACGATGAGCCTACGAGCTGA
- a CDS encoding GntT/GntP/DsdX family permease, whose translation MTRLSVEMLAADAVEPITSAGHARLGIAVLAGIAVIVLLITRFKLHAFLALTIGSLALGAFAGAPLDKAIASFTTGLGATVAGVGVLIALGAILGKMLADSGGADQIVDTILARAGGRSMPWAMVLIASVIGLPLFFEVGVVLLIPVVLMVAGRGNYSLMRIGIPALAGLSVMHGLVPPHPGPLVAIDAVGADLGVTLALGVLVAIPTVVVAGPLFSRVAARWVDVPAPDRMIPQRPSEDPEKRPGFGATLATILLPVVLMLSKALVDLVVDDPEHTVQRVFDVVGSPLIALLTAVLVGIFTLLRPAGFARDRVSGLVEKGLAPIAGILLIVGAGGGFKQTLIDCGVGRMVLEISEDWSIPALLLAWLIAVAIRLATGSATVATISAAGLVAPLAADMSTTHTALLVLAIGAGSLFFSHVNDAGFWLVKEYFGLTVGQNVKTWSVMETIISVVAGGLVLLLSLVI comes from the coding sequence GTGACCAGACTCAGCGTCGAGATGCTGGCAGCGGACGCCGTCGAGCCGATCACCTCGGCCGGCCACGCGCGGCTGGGCATCGCCGTCCTGGCGGGCATCGCCGTGATCGTCCTGCTCATCACCCGGTTCAAGCTTCACGCCTTCCTGGCCCTGACCATCGGCTCGCTCGCGCTGGGCGCGTTCGCCGGGGCGCCGCTCGACAAGGCCATCGCCTCGTTCACCACCGGGCTGGGCGCCACCGTCGCCGGGGTGGGCGTGCTGATCGCACTGGGCGCGATCCTCGGCAAGATGCTCGCGGACTCCGGGGGCGCCGACCAGATCGTGGACACGATCCTCGCCAGGGCGGGCGGCCGCTCCATGCCCTGGGCGATGGTGCTGATCGCCTCGGTGATCGGTCTGCCGCTGTTCTTCGAGGTCGGCGTGGTGCTGCTGATCCCGGTGGTGCTGATGGTCGCGGGGCGCGGCAACTACTCGCTCATGCGGATCGGCATTCCGGCGCTGGCCGGTCTGTCGGTGATGCACGGGCTGGTCCCGCCGCACCCCGGTCCCCTGGTCGCGATCGACGCGGTCGGCGCCGACCTGGGCGTGACGCTGGCGCTCGGCGTGCTCGTGGCCATACCGACGGTCGTCGTCGCCGGACCGCTGTTCTCGCGGGTCGCCGCACGCTGGGTGGACGTCCCCGCCCCCGACCGCATGATCCCCCAGCGTCCCTCCGAGGACCCGGAGAAGCGGCCCGGGTTCGGCGCCACCCTTGCCACCATCCTGCTGCCCGTCGTGCTCATGCTGTCCAAGGCGCTGGTCGACCTCGTGGTGGACGACCCGGAGCACACCGTGCAGCGCGTCTTCGACGTCGTCGGGTCCCCGCTGATCGCGCTGCTCACGGCCGTGCTCGTCGGCATCTTCACCCTGCTGAGGCCCGCCGGGTTCGCCAGGGACCGGGTCTCGGGGCTGGTCGAGAAGGGGCTCGCGCCCATCGCGGGCATCCTGCTGATCGTGGGTGCGGGCGGCGGCTTCAAGCAGACGCTGATCGACTGCGGCGTGGGCCGGATGGTGCTGGAGATCTCCGAGGACTGGTCCATCCCCGCCCTGCTGCTGGCCTGGCTGATCGCGGTGGCGATCCGGCTGGCGACCGGTTCGGCGACCGTGGCGACGATCTCGGCGGCCGGCCTGGTCGCCCCGCTCGCGGCCGACATGTCGACGACGCACACCGCCCTGCTGGTGCTGGCCATCGGCGCGGGCTCGCTCTTCTTCAGCCACGTCAACGACGCCGGGTTCTGGCTGGTGAAGGAGTACTTCGGGCTCACCGTGGGCCAGAACGTGAAGACCTGGTCGGTCATGGAGACGATCATCTCCGTGGTCGCGGGCGGTCTGGTCCTGCTCCTCTCCCTCGTGATCTAG
- a CDS encoding DUF202 domain-containing protein, with the protein MSAGPVPERDPGLQPERTRLAWRRTTLASTVSAVLALKASLHDGPSAFGVVAGTLCCALWLAFLLLAHRRIHALAATPSPAALTARHATAAVACAVATAVCAVVLVV; encoded by the coding sequence ATGAGCGCAGGCCCGGTGCCGGAGCGGGACCCCGGTCTCCAGCCCGAGCGGACCCGGCTCGCCTGGCGGCGTACGACGCTGGCGAGCACCGTCTCGGCCGTGCTGGCCCTGAAGGCCTCGCTGCACGACGGTCCGTCGGCGTTCGGGGTCGTGGCGGGCACGCTGTGCTGCGCCCTGTGGCTCGCCTTCCTGCTGCTCGCCCACCGGCGCATCCACGCCCTCGCCGCCACGCCGAGCCCGGCGGCCCTCACCGCCCGTCACGCCACGGCGGCCGTCGCCTGCGCCGTGGCGACGGCGGTGTGCGCCGTCGTCCTCGTGGTCTGA
- a CDS encoding cytochrome b/b6 domain-containing protein, which translates to MSLRAEAPPAATGVRRFTRAERWVHRSTALLMGVCVVTAACLYVPEFAQLVGRRELVVRIHEWAGLALPVPVLAGLASRAFRADLRHLNRFGPYDRRWLRAVLRRDKRRESRPAAKFNAGQKIYAAWIAGATLVMLGTGLLMWFTHLTPIMWRTSATFVHDWLALTVGIVLAGHIGMALGDPEARRGMRTGSVSREWAEREHRHWRP; encoded by the coding sequence ATGAGCCTACGAGCTGAGGCCCCGCCGGCCGCCACGGGAGTGCGCCGCTTCACCCGCGCCGAGCGCTGGGTGCACCGCAGCACGGCGCTGCTGATGGGCGTGTGCGTGGTGACGGCCGCCTGCCTGTACGTCCCCGAGTTCGCCCAGCTCGTGGGCCGCCGTGAACTGGTCGTACGCATCCACGAGTGGGCGGGGCTGGCACTGCCCGTCCCCGTCCTCGCGGGTCTCGCCTCCCGCGCGTTCCGCGCCGACCTGCGCCACCTCAACCGCTTCGGCCCCTACGACCGCCGCTGGCTGCGGGCCGTCCTGCGCCGGGACAAGCGGCGGGAGTCGCGTCCGGCCGCCAAGTTCAACGCCGGTCAGAAGATCTACGCGGCCTGGATCGCCGGGGCCACGCTGGTCATGCTCGGTACCGGACTCCTCATGTGGTTCACCCACCTCACCCCGATCATGTGGCGCACCAGCGCGACCTTCGTGCACGACTGGCTGGCCCTGACCGTCGGCATCGTCCTGGCCGGCCACATCGGTATGGCGCTCGGCGACCCGGAGGCCCGGCGCGGCATGCGCACGGGCTCCGTGAGCCGCGAGTGGGCCGAGCGCGAACACCGCCACTGGCGGCCGTGA
- a CDS encoding DMT family transporter has product MSVLVLVLAVSAACCLGFGFVLQQNAAQRAPLGDFLSPRLLFDLMKVPRWLGGLGLMVAGMALGAIALGQGEISLVEPLLATNLLFALALSRHQTKQSLGRQGWAGLVLLAGGVTVFIVAGEPRGGSAVTDPLRHWTIIGAMIGLALLLTTYAKRSRLSAGPVLLALAAGLLYGVQDALTRVSGQHFSAGGLGELMTGWEPYAVLALGVTGLVLVQSAFETAPLRMSLPALTAAQPLAGIVCGVGFLGDRLHADTAALAWEATGLAAIVAGIVLLGLHPAMPRGGAPRERVPDFQPQ; this is encoded by the coding sequence GTGTCGGTTCTGGTTCTGGTTCTCGCCGTGAGCGCCGCCTGCTGTCTGGGCTTCGGGTTCGTGCTCCAGCAGAACGCGGCCCAGCGGGCGCCGCTCGGCGACTTCCTCTCGCCGCGGCTGCTGTTCGACCTGATGAAGGTGCCGCGCTGGCTGGGCGGCCTCGGCCTCATGGTGGCCGGGATGGCCCTGGGCGCGATCGCGCTCGGCCAGGGCGAGATCTCCCTGGTGGAGCCGCTGCTCGCGACCAACCTGCTCTTCGCCCTCGCGCTCTCCCGGCACCAGACGAAACAGTCGCTGGGCCGCCAGGGCTGGGCGGGGCTCGTCCTGCTCGCGGGCGGGGTGACCGTCTTCATCGTGGCGGGCGAGCCGCGCGGCGGCAGCGCGGTCACGGATCCGCTGCGGCACTGGACGATCATCGGCGCGATGATCGGACTGGCGCTGCTGCTCACCACCTACGCCAAGCGCTCCCGGCTGAGCGCGGGCCCGGTGCTGCTGGCCCTCGCCGCAGGTCTGCTGTACGGCGTGCAGGACGCGCTGACCCGGGTCAGCGGACAGCACTTCTCGGCCGGCGGTCTCGGCGAGCTGATGACCGGCTGGGAGCCGTACGCGGTGCTCGCGCTCGGCGTGACCGGCCTGGTGCTGGTGCAGAGCGCCTTCGAGACGGCGCCGCTGCGGATGTCGCTGCCCGCGCTGACGGCGGCACAGCCGCTCGCCGGGATCGTCTGCGGCGTCGGCTTCCTGGGCGACCGGTTGCACGCCGACACCGCCGCGCTGGCCTGGGAGGCGACGGGGCTGGCGGCGATCGTCGCGGGCATCGTGCTGCTCGGGCTGCACCCGGCGATGCCCCGGGGCGGAGCCCCTCGTGAGAGGGTGCCGGATTTCCAGCCGCAGTAG